From Pelosinus fermentans DSM 17108, the proteins below share one genomic window:
- a CDS encoding aminopeptidase encodes MTKHLEKSAEIAIRQCMAVKKGETVLVVTDEPTRNVGRALWEKAVEAGAEALYIEMLPRKNDGVEPPPAIAAAMLHADVILGATSCSFSHTKARKEASQKGARIATLPGITEDIMQRTLSADYQHIAELSQRFAKLLSEGKAVHISTLAGTDLTLSISGRQGHADTGINHTAGDFSNLPAGEAYVAPVEGTAEGIIIIDGAMAGIGVLESPIKLTVEKGYVTKVEGGKETEKLEAMLNEYGKLACNIAELGIGTNDQAILSGRVLEDEKVMGTVHIALGNNFGFGGTCQVPMHLDGILLSPTLTIDGQVVIKDGKHLITA; translated from the coding sequence ATGACAAAGCATTTGGAAAAAAGCGCAGAAATTGCAATCCGCCAATGTATGGCGGTTAAAAAGGGAGAAACCGTTCTTGTGGTTACTGATGAGCCAACCCGCAATGTTGGGAGAGCATTATGGGAAAAGGCTGTGGAAGCTGGAGCGGAGGCTCTATATATTGAAATGCTGCCACGTAAAAATGACGGTGTAGAGCCACCACCCGCTATTGCTGCGGCAATGTTACATGCTGATGTCATTTTAGGTGCCACCTCCTGCTCCTTCTCCCATACGAAAGCCCGGAAAGAGGCTAGTCAGAAGGGGGCGCGGATTGCTACTCTGCCTGGTATTACAGAAGATATCATGCAGCGTACGTTAAGTGCTGATTATCAGCATATTGCAGAGCTAAGCCAACGGTTTGCCAAGCTGCTTAGCGAGGGTAAAGCAGTACATATTTCTACATTGGCTGGTACTGATTTGACTTTATCCATCTCAGGCAGACAAGGTCATGCAGATACAGGTATCAATCATACAGCAGGTGATTTTAGCAATCTGCCAGCAGGTGAAGCTTATGTCGCCCCTGTAGAGGGAACGGCAGAAGGCATCATCATTATTGATGGCGCCATGGCAGGTATTGGTGTTCTGGAATCCCCCATTAAGCTTACGGTAGAAAAAGGTTATGTAACAAAAGTAGAAGGCGGCAAAGAGACTGAAAAGCTGGAAGCTATGCTGAACGAGTATGGCAAGTTGGCTTGTAATATTGCAGAGTTGGGCATTGGTACCAATGATCAGGCGATCCTGTCCGGGCGAGTTCTTGAAGATGAAAAGGTTATGGGAACGGTTCATATTGCTTTGGGTAATAATTTCGGATTTGGCGGTACCTGTCAGGTGCCGATGCATTTGGATGGCATCCTGCTGAGTCCTACCCTGACGATTGATGGTCAGGTAGTCATTAAGGATGGCAAGCATTTGATTACGGCATAA
- the pta gene encoding phosphate acetyltransferase translates to MSFIDKMKQKAKLSKKKIVLPEGTDLRVLTAASVAAAEGLAEIILVGSKEEILKAAGNIDLSQVTIIDVEAAEKREEYAQGFYELRKSKGLTIEEARETMKDPVYFGNMMIKHNDADGLVSGAIHSTADTLRPALQIIKTAPGTSLVSSFFIMVIPDCEYGEDGVFLFSDCGLNENPNAEQLSEIAISSANTMQNLLGITPSVAMLSYSTYGSANSVLTQKVVQATALAKQKAPALLIDGEMQVDAALVASTAKLKAPNSTVAGKANVLIFPDLNAGNIGYKLVERLAKAQAYGPVTQGLAKPINDLSRGCKAEDIVGVIAMTAVQAQA, encoded by the coding sequence ATGAGTTTTATTGATAAGATGAAGCAAAAAGCAAAGCTCAGTAAAAAGAAAATCGTTTTACCGGAAGGGACTGACCTGCGGGTTTTGACTGCCGCCAGCGTTGCAGCAGCAGAGGGACTTGCCGAAATTATTTTGGTAGGAAGTAAAGAAGAGATCTTGAAAGCCGCTGGGAATATTGATTTATCTCAGGTTACCATTATTGATGTGGAAGCGGCAGAAAAACGCGAAGAATATGCCCAAGGTTTTTATGAATTAAGAAAGTCCAAAGGACTTACAATAGAAGAGGCAAGGGAGACAATGAAAGATCCTGTTTATTTTGGCAACATGATGATTAAACATAATGATGCAGACGGATTGGTTTCTGGAGCCATTCATTCTACGGCAGACACGCTAAGACCTGCCCTGCAAATTATTAAGACTGCACCGGGTACCAGCTTGGTTTCATCCTTTTTTATTATGGTAATACCTGATTGTGAATATGGAGAGGATGGAGTATTCTTATTCTCGGATTGCGGTTTAAATGAAAATCCGAATGCAGAGCAGCTTTCTGAGATTGCAATTTCATCTGCTAATACTATGCAGAATCTGCTTGGCATTACCCCCAGTGTCGCTATGCTTTCCTATTCAACCTATGGCAGTGCCAATAGTGTCCTCACCCAAAAGGTGGTACAAGCGACTGCCTTGGCAAAACAAAAGGCACCTGCTCTGCTTATTGATGGAGAAATGCAGGTAGATGCAGCATTGGTTGCTAGTACGGCTAAGTTAAAAGCACCAAATAGTACGGTAGCAGGCAAGGCCAATGTGCTGATATTCCCGGATCTCAATGCAGGAAATATTGGTTATAAACTTGTGGAGCGGCTTGCAAAAGCCCAAGCTTATGGACCTGTTACCCAGGGACTTGCCAAACCGATTAATGACTTATCAAGAGGCTGCAAGGCAGAAGACATTGTTGGAGTCATTGCCATGACAGCCGTCCAAGCACAGGCATAA
- a CDS encoding alpha/beta hydrolase domain-containing protein, translating to MRKFAKNNLIKEIILICAVIMSGFLITPNVQAMSNFIDGAHDVKVEHLDDMTTNNPAQNKAFAESLKNDGRNYSNWDAAGKPSRPDWTVAKGIVPGIQIKGIIGDAHFVMRIPDKWNGRLVVGAPGGTGSELSADQRLSDYILTKFDENGNSYAYAYTDKSARGEIIPTTQGQIKEAWRGRTAFLHPEDGIATWNKRMHELTVAAKDALKKLKGVGPKYTYINGQSNGGYVTRYALENDGGLYDGGIDWMGVLWTPEVNNISIKIDQYRDINIIRDPKATAEEKAAARAHYGLPEQSDFLIDKTIRGGKGLLDDSLRMKYDPEWKYRDWSEYGQHPEDYANYNWHNRPQKVKNNIKPFALTGNIKKPMITLHGTWDVQINPNYNSVYYSKMIAEKGKAAIHRLYLIDHAHHTDAIVGDPKVDKNHLMQPILPYSHQAFDMLVDWVEKGIEPPMNQTIPVPQDKQKAIDIKTGNEIDMY from the coding sequence ATGAGAAAATTTGCAAAAAACAATCTAATTAAAGAAATAATACTCATCTGTGCAGTGATTATGAGCGGATTTCTGATTACGCCGAATGTGCAGGCAATGTCGAATTTCATTGATGGTGCACATGATGTAAAAGTAGAGCATTTGGACGATATGACGACGAATAATCCAGCGCAGAATAAAGCTTTTGCCGAGTCATTAAAAAATGATGGCCGTAACTATAGTAACTGGGATGCTGCAGGTAAGCCGTCACGTCCGGACTGGACGGTAGCGAAAGGCATAGTGCCGGGAATTCAAATCAAAGGAATTATTGGTGATGCTCATTTTGTGATGCGTATTCCGGATAAATGGAATGGCAGACTCGTTGTTGGCGCTCCGGGTGGAACGGGCAGTGAATTGTCGGCAGATCAAAGATTAAGCGATTATATTCTAACCAAATTCGATGAAAATGGAAATTCATATGCCTATGCCTATACGGATAAAAGCGCCCGTGGTGAAATTATTCCTACTACTCAAGGTCAAATTAAAGAAGCTTGGCGTGGCAGAACTGCTTTTCTGCATCCAGAAGACGGCATTGCTACGTGGAATAAAAGAATGCATGAGCTTACAGTGGCAGCAAAAGATGCACTGAAAAAACTAAAAGGCGTTGGTCCTAAATATACCTACATCAACGGACAATCCAATGGCGGCTATGTTACCCGCTATGCACTGGAGAATGACGGAGGTCTCTATGATGGCGGCATTGACTGGATGGGCGTTCTTTGGACACCGGAAGTTAACAATATCAGCATCAAGATAGACCAATACAGAGATATAAATATCATTCGTGATCCTAAAGCAACGGCAGAAGAAAAAGCAGCGGCGAGAGCTCATTATGGACTGCCGGAACAATCGGATTTTTTAATCGATAAAACGATCAGAGGCGGCAAAGGTTTATTGGATGATTCTCTTCGGATGAAGTATGATCCGGAATGGAAATATCGTGACTGGTCGGAATATGGACAGCACCCGGAAGATTATGCGAATTATAATTGGCACAATCGTCCTCAAAAAGTTAAAAATAATATTAAACCTTTTGCGTTAACAGGTAATATTAAAAAGCCAATGATTACTTTACATGGTACTTGGGATGTCCAGATCAATCCAAACTATAATTCTGTTTACTATAGCAAAATGATTGCGGAAAAAGGGAAAGCTGCTATTCATCGTTTATACCTTATTGACCATGCTCATCATACAGATGCGATTGTCGGCGACCCCAAAGTCGATAAAAATCATTTAATGCAGCCAATTTTACCATACTCTCACCAAGCATTTGATATGTTGGTGGATTGGGTAGAAAAAGGCATTGAGCCGCCAATGAATCAAACCATTCCTGTACCACAGGATAAGCAAAAAGCAATTGATATCAAAACAGGTAATGAAATTGATATGTATTGA
- a CDS encoding PqqD family protein, giving the protein MKQRNNLLLKRPIGRPHVAAEVGNESRLVVHHNHWISKLCTRFFRTPAQTYFNLDSYGSFVWFHCNGEYTVGDIARLMSEEFGTEAEPVMERLIVFLRILIGRKLINLQD; this is encoded by the coding sequence ATGAAACAGCGAAATAATTTATTGTTGAAACGCCCTATCGGCCGCCCCCATGTGGCGGCTGAGGTGGGCAATGAATCACGTTTGGTTGTTCACCATAATCATTGGATTAGTAAACTTTGCACCCGCTTTTTTCGGACACCGGCACAAACCTATTTTAATCTTGATTCCTATGGCTCCTTTGTCTGGTTTCACTGTAATGGTGAGTACACCGTAGGTGATATTGCCAGATTAATGAGTGAAGAGTTTGGTACGGAAGCGGAGCCTGTCATGGAGCGGCTGATTGTTTTTTTAAGAATTCTAATCGGCAGAAAACTAATTAACCTGCAGGATTAG
- a CDS encoding M20 family metallopeptidase, producing the protein MEVRKLEISSYLEELEYLVNIDSVSSDAAGTAKIAEFMTAKYRSLGWQVKEHQFNNTIGPCLEITNKAAEQYEVLILAHMDTVFPIGTAKERPFFINDGRAYGPGVVDCKAGLLSGFYALAALETMGKLEDQAVCVFLNSDHEGISSKYSKFHSEELAKQSKCTLVIEAARANGNLVHKRKGIGRYYIEVDGVAAHAGIDHQKGRNAIEEIAHWVLALQGRTDYAKETTLNIGKISGGTSISTVPDKAKAELDIRFYDEKAVTVIEQLMKDLAAQPHVAGTTANVVGGITRPSMVPSEKTEELVHAIDEIGKSLQIDFGWTASGGGSDGSFSAAAGTPTIDGLGPVGGGAHSSQEYLEIDTVVPRYELLCKIIAYVVNWKK; encoded by the coding sequence ATGGAAGTAAGAAAATTAGAAATATCCAGCTATTTAGAAGAACTTGAATACTTAGTGAATATTGATAGTGTATCTTCTGATGCAGCAGGTACAGCAAAAATCGCAGAATTTATGACAGCAAAATATCGCTCTTTAGGCTGGCAGGTTAAAGAACATCAGTTTAATAACACAATTGGCCCTTGTCTTGAAATTACCAATAAAGCGGCAGAACAGTATGAGGTGCTGATTTTGGCTCACATGGATACGGTATTTCCAATTGGTACTGCAAAAGAGAGACCATTTTTCATTAACGATGGACGCGCTTACGGGCCTGGTGTCGTTGACTGTAAAGCTGGTTTGCTCAGTGGCTTCTACGCTTTGGCCGCACTGGAAACGATGGGAAAACTGGAGGATCAGGCAGTTTGTGTTTTTTTAAACAGCGACCATGAGGGCATCAGCTCGAAGTATTCAAAATTCCATTCGGAAGAATTGGCAAAACAAAGTAAATGCACGTTGGTGATTGAAGCGGCACGTGCCAATGGAAATCTAGTGCATAAGCGAAAGGGGATTGGCCGTTATTATATTGAAGTCGACGGAGTTGCAGCTCATGCCGGCATAGATCATCAAAAGGGCCGCAATGCCATAGAAGAGATTGCGCATTGGGTTTTGGCTCTGCAAGGCAGAACGGATTATGCCAAGGAAACTACGCTGAATATCGGAAAAATTTCCGGTGGTACTTCGATTAGTACTGTACCGGATAAGGCAAAAGCAGAACTGGATATTCGATTCTATGATGAAAAAGCAGTGACAGTGATTGAGCAGTTGATGAAGGATTTGGCTGCGCAGCCACATGTGGCAGGAACGACAGCTAATGTTGTGGGCGGAATTACACGTCCATCAATGGTGCCAAGTGAAAAAACGGAAGAACTTGTTCATGCAATTGATGAAATCGGCAAGTCACTCCAGATAGATTTTGGCTGGACAGCAAGCGGCGGCGGCTCTGATGGAAGCTTTTCAGCAGCAGCGGGTACACCGACCATTGATGGCTTAGGTCCAGTTGGAGGAGGTGCGCACAGCTCGCAAGAGTACTTGGAAATTGATACGGTAGTGCCGCGTTATGAACTGCTATGTAAGATAATTGCCTATGTGGTCAATTGGAAAAAGTAA
- the scfA gene encoding six-cysteine ranthipeptide SCIFF codes for MAKHIITVNKASLQETVHTGGCGECQTSCQSACKTSCTVGNQVCQK; via the coding sequence ATGGCAAAGCATATTATTACTGTTAATAAAGCTTCTTTACAGGAAACTGTACATACTGGTGGCTGTGGAGAGTGCCAGACTTCCTGCCAATCGGCCTGCAAGACATCATGCACCGTTGGCAATCAGGTCTGCCAAAAGTAG
- the scfB gene encoding thioether cross-link-forming SCIFF peptide maturase, with product MSIHKFYLNGLYIILDINSGAVHVVDKLVYDMMDVFDGSNDEAVLAEFSTHYAVEEIKEVLAELHQLMDEDKLFSKMVEVPLHFSQKALVKSVCLHVAHDCNLRCNYCFAGTGDFGHTRGLMSKEVAERAVEFIIENSGPRINSEIDFFGGEPLMNMSTVRHAVSYIRRRENETGKKFKLTLTTNGVLLNEEINQYLNDNNISLVLSLDGRREVHDNMRPFVNGAGSYDMILKNVTKTIESRNGQNYYLRGTFTAHNLDFAADVLDIADKGFTQLSVEPVVAQDCDYALTKEHLPQLFAQYDLLAQAYLERKRKGQGFEFFHFNLDLDNGPCVAKRLSGCGAGHEYFAVTPEGDLYPCHQFVGREEFLLGNVFEGVKNTTLPDQFRQSHVLNKSECRDCWARFYCSGGCHANADLFNKDINIPYEIGCELQKKRLECALMIQAILRLESGK from the coding sequence ATGAGTATACATAAGTTTTATTTAAATGGTCTATATATTATATTAGATATTAACAGTGGAGCTGTCCACGTTGTAGATAAATTGGTTTATGATATGATGGATGTTTTTGATGGCAGTAATGATGAAGCGGTATTGGCAGAATTCTCTACTCATTACGCGGTTGAAGAAATAAAGGAAGTATTAGCAGAACTGCATCAATTAATGGATGAGGATAAATTGTTTTCCAAGATGGTAGAAGTACCGCTGCATTTTAGTCAGAAGGCCTTAGTAAAGTCTGTGTGTTTACATGTAGCTCATGACTGTAATTTACGCTGTAACTATTGCTTTGCTGGGACAGGAGACTTTGGGCATACCCGTGGTTTGATGAGTAAGGAAGTAGCCGAAAGAGCGGTAGAGTTCATTATTGAAAACAGTGGACCACGCATTAACAGCGAGATTGACTTTTTCGGCGGTGAACCTCTTATGAATATGAGTACAGTGCGTCATGCGGTATCCTATATTCGTCGTCGTGAAAATGAGACTGGTAAAAAGTTTAAACTGACCTTGACGACCAATGGTGTACTTTTAAATGAAGAGATCAACCAGTATTTAAATGATAATAATATTAGCCTGGTACTTAGTTTAGATGGACGGCGCGAAGTGCACGACAACATGCGTCCCTTTGTAAATGGTGCCGGCAGTTATGATATGATTTTGAAGAATGTAACTAAAACCATTGAGTCTCGCAACGGTCAGAATTATTATCTGCGAGGTACTTTTACGGCTCATAATTTAGATTTTGCTGCGGATGTACTAGATATCGCTGATAAAGGATTCACCCAATTATCCGTGGAGCCTGTTGTAGCCCAGGACTGTGATTATGCTCTTACGAAAGAGCATCTTCCTCAATTGTTCGCTCAATATGATCTATTGGCACAAGCGTATCTGGAGCGTAAACGTAAGGGACAGGGTTTTGAGTTTTTTCATTTTAATTTAGACCTTGATAATGGTCCTTGTGTCGCAAAGCGTTTAAGCGGCTGTGGCGCTGGGCATGAGTATTTTGCTGTAACGCCTGAAGGTGATTTATACCCTTGTCATCAGTTTGTCGGACGGGAAGAATTTCTGCTGGGTAATGTGTTTGAGGGTGTAAAAAATACTACATTGCCAGACCAGTTTCGTCAGAGTCATGTTTTAAATAAAAGCGAATGTCGTGACTGTTGGGCGCGTTTTTATTGCAGCGGCGGCTGTCATGCAAATGCAGACTTATTTAACAAGGATATTAATATTCCCTATGAAATTGGCTGTGAACTGCAAAAAAAACGATTGGAATGTGCCTTAATGATTCAGGCAATATTAAGATTGGAAAGCGGAAAATAG
- a CDS encoding LysR family transcriptional regulator encodes MIYLLLKQIQYFLAVAECKHFTRAADQLFVSQSALSQQITKLENDLGMKLINRVKHPIQLTPAGQDFMLYAKKITHEVEQMHQNLQKHLSVEKRTIHLGVITGLGNINIASIFTAFNSVHPNIKFAVTNELSKELCKLLCEGNIDLALFAAPHDIDSYNFEVHPLEKEEFVLITPANHPFSQKETIKLSETANENFIFPTKKNVSYDIFFTECRKAGFTPKIVSECNGPGRRIDLVQAGLGIAFISLSGLQYYNNSASLSTVRLVDPFYKHIVLARTKQEKASMSLLMFWQYIQQWK; translated from the coding sequence GTGATTTACTTGCTGTTAAAACAAATACAATATTTTCTCGCAGTTGCCGAGTGCAAACATTTCACTCGCGCCGCTGATCAGCTTTTCGTCTCTCAGTCGGCCTTATCCCAACAAATTACTAAATTAGAAAATGACTTAGGCATGAAACTTATCAACCGCGTCAAACACCCTATTCAATTGACTCCCGCCGGACAGGACTTTATGCTATATGCAAAAAAAATCACCCACGAAGTTGAACAAATGCATCAGAATCTGCAAAAGCACCTATCAGTTGAAAAACGAACAATTCATCTCGGTGTCATTACGGGACTTGGCAATATCAACATCGCCAGTATCTTTACCGCTTTTAACAGCGTACATCCCAACATCAAATTCGCCGTCACCAATGAACTCAGCAAAGAACTTTGCAAGCTGCTCTGCGAAGGCAATATTGATCTGGCACTTTTTGCTGCACCTCATGATATTGATAGTTACAATTTTGAAGTTCATCCCTTAGAAAAGGAAGAGTTCGTTCTCATCACACCGGCGAATCATCCATTCTCCCAAAAAGAAACGATTAAATTAAGCGAAACCGCCAACGAGAATTTTATTTTCCCGACAAAGAAAAATGTATCTTATGACATTTTCTTCACCGAATGCCGCAAAGCCGGCTTCACGCCCAAAATCGTAAGTGAATGTAATGGCCCCGGTAGAAGAATTGACCTCGTCCAAGCTGGTCTAGGCATCGCATTCATCTCCCTAAGCGGTCTGCAGTACTACAACAACAGTGCCAGTCTCTCCACTGTCCGCCTAGTAGATCCCTTCTACAAACACATCGTCCTCGCCCGAACCAAACAAGAAAAAGCTTCCATGTCATTGCTTATGTTTTGGCAATACATTCAGCAATGGAAATAA
- the dcuC gene encoding C4-dicarboxylate transporter DcuC: protein MVGVIVATLVILLIAYLVYKKYKPQTVILLGGMILIASAIMIGNPIIAAKQSMGNPWLDIFKVIEDLASNRVAGLGLMIMSVTGFVKYMDYIGASRVFVHIGVKPLQLIRSPYVVLAFAYLIGQMMKMAITSAAGLGVLLMATMFPILLSLGVSRGAAAAVIVSASCIDLGPAAATSNLMAKTAGIDVVDYFITYQLVVAIPVILTIAVLHSIVQRYFDKKENTASAEKMEVNEGELPPKIYAILPILPLLMIFIFSPVVGSKLKMSLVSAMFFGLFVSMVFEFFRTQDLKEVFKGIQKFFDGMGSAFATVVTLVIAGELFANGLNAVGAVDTVINASKTAGFGEEAMTILLQTVIAGATILTGSGDAAVFSFAGLAPVIAAHHGVNPVEMLIPMQFSATLARSISPISAVMIAVAGIAMVSPFDIAKRTMIPLGAGLIVTTIASLMLI, encoded by the coding sequence ATGGTTGGAGTAATCGTTGCAACTTTAGTTATTCTACTGATTGCTTATCTGGTTTATAAAAAATATAAGCCTCAGACGGTAATTTTATTGGGTGGCATGATTCTTATTGCCAGTGCAATTATGATTGGTAATCCGATTATAGCAGCAAAGCAAAGTATGGGAAATCCATGGCTTGATATTTTTAAAGTTATTGAAGATTTAGCAAGTAATCGTGTCGCCGGTTTGGGATTGATGATCATGTCGGTTACCGGTTTTGTTAAATATATGGATTATATAGGTGCAAGCAGGGTATTTGTTCATATTGGTGTAAAACCGCTGCAGTTGATTCGTTCACCCTATGTAGTATTAGCTTTTGCTTATCTTATCGGGCAGATGATGAAAATGGCAATTACCAGCGCAGCAGGACTTGGTGTATTACTTATGGCGACGATGTTTCCAATCTTACTTAGCTTGGGTGTATCCCGGGGGGCGGCAGCAGCGGTTATTGTCAGTGCCTCCTGTATCGACTTGGGACCGGCAGCGGCAACGTCAAATTTAATGGCAAAGACAGCTGGCATTGACGTCGTTGATTATTTCATTACTTATCAATTGGTGGTTGCTATTCCGGTTATTCTTACGATCGCAGTATTGCATTCGATCGTACAGCGCTATTTTGACAAAAAGGAAAATACAGCCAGTGCTGAAAAAATGGAAGTGAACGAAGGCGAATTGCCGCCGAAAATTTACGCAATATTACCAATCTTGCCACTGCTAATGATCTTTATTTTCAGTCCAGTGGTTGGTTCAAAACTTAAAATGAGCTTAGTCAGCGCGATGTTCTTTGGCCTTTTTGTCTCAATGGTCTTTGAATTTTTTCGTACTCAGGATTTAAAAGAAGTATTTAAAGGCATACAAAAATTCTTTGACGGTATGGGCAGTGCCTTTGCCACGGTGGTTACCCTGGTTATAGCCGGGGAATTGTTCGCCAATGGCTTAAATGCCGTTGGTGCCGTAGACACGGTAATCAATGCTTCTAAAACTGCTGGTTTTGGCGAAGAGGCGATGACGATTCTATTACAGACAGTTATTGCCGGTGCGACGATCTTAACTGGTTCGGGGGATGCGGCGGTTTTCTCCTTTGCAGGGCTAGCACCTGTCATAGCAGCCCATCATGGGGTAAATCCAGTGGAAATGCTCATTCCGATGCAGTTTTCAGCAACGCTTGCCAGATCGATCTCCCCTATTTCAGCAGTTATGATTGCGGTTGCGGGTATTGCGATGGTTTCACCCTTTGATATTGCGAAAAGAACGATGATTCCCTTAGGTGCAGGGTTAATCGTGACAACGATAGCATCCTTGATGCTGATTTAA
- a CDS encoding methyl-accepting chemotaxis protein gives MQEKIFFIGTARGKFSAQEVHDAVVRVLGENAVGHVCLTTELPSNLDHVDLVVCVATMKEKVAERVPREKIVGIDLVPTTAFFSRVARIPAGETAYLFSDSINYANWLIMRCKENYIEHVNMEIIQTAALSEQEVEEKLKGAKYIIGVENTVGQNGVMRRKYGAYIRKDAVIIGALRTASLESACELMQWAVSKDHRQMLENFTDKMQQLYGNLSEITNISNHLKKVFRQESEHFSQINEDMSNEKERLTTLKDLAQNLLEATQNIGDVTGAIKHISAQTNLLALNATIEAARVGEQGRGFAVVAREIGKLAGESKTSTEKIHSSIQEVIGFVNKIAPTLEELAQVIDYNQNVFMQASNKSKEEEMSIGKIHSALEAIKDMGGELNQDMKAMAYK, from the coding sequence ATGCAGGAAAAGATTTTTTTTATTGGGACGGCGCGGGGGAAATTTAGTGCCCAAGAAGTACATGATGCGGTGGTTCGGGTGCTAGGTGAGAACGCGGTGGGGCATGTTTGCCTGACGACAGAATTACCGAGCAATTTGGATCATGTGGATTTAGTCGTTTGTGTGGCCACGATGAAGGAAAAAGTTGCTGAAAGAGTGCCACGGGAAAAAATTGTCGGCATTGATTTAGTGCCTACCACGGCTTTCTTTTCGCGGGTTGCACGGATACCGGCAGGGGAAACGGCGTATTTGTTCAGCGATTCGATTAACTATGCGAATTGGTTGATTATGCGCTGTAAGGAGAATTATATTGAGCACGTCAATATGGAAATTATCCAAACTGCGGCTTTGAGTGAGCAGGAAGTTGAAGAAAAATTAAAGGGTGCCAAATACATCATTGGAGTAGAAAATACCGTTGGTCAAAATGGTGTGATGCGGCGCAAATACGGGGCATATATTCGCAAAGATGCTGTGATTATTGGTGCACTTCGCACAGCTAGTCTTGAATCAGCCTGTGAGTTGATGCAATGGGCTGTATCGAAGGATCATCGCCAAATGCTGGAGAATTTCACTGATAAAATGCAGCAGTTATACGGAAATTTAAGTGAGATTACCAATATTTCCAATCATTTAAAAAAAGTATTCCGTCAAGAGTCGGAGCATTTTAGTCAGATTAATGAGGACATGAGCAATGAAAAAGAAAGATTGACGACGTTGAAAGACCTTGCACAAAATTTATTGGAAGCAACCCAAAATATCGGTGATGTGACGGGGGCAATTAAACATATTTCGGCACAGACTAATCTACTGGCGCTCAATGCGACAATCGAGGCGGCGAGGGTTGGTGAGCAAGGGCGTGGTTTTGCTGTAGTAGCGCGCGAAATCGGAAAATTAGCAGGTGAGAGCAAAACGTCAACAGAGAAAATCCATTCTTCCATTCAGGAAGTCATAGGATTTGTAAATAAAATTGCACCAACGTTAGAAGAATTGGCACAAGTCATTGATTATAATCAAAATGTATTTATGCAGGCGTCGAATAAATCAAAAGAAGAAGAAATGTCGATTGGAAAAATCCATTCCGCACTGGAAGCAATTAAAGATATGGGTGGTGAGCTCAATCAAGACATGAAGGCAATGGCGTATAAATAA
- a CDS encoding MGMT family protein codes for MKVIFMGFNSKVYEIVSRIPEGKVVSYGQVASMAGSYRASRAVGYAMHRNPYHGVLPCHRVVFQNGSLTDGFAFGGKDVQRQLLEAEGIAFTKDGCVDMKKHRWDGKCSIKHSSVEKV; via the coding sequence ATGAAGGTGATTTTTATGGGGTTTAACAGCAAAGTTTATGAGATTGTCAGCCGTATCCCGGAAGGAAAGGTGGTTTCCTATGGCCAAGTTGCTTCAATGGCCGGAAGTTATCGGGCATCTCGCGCGGTAGGCTATGCCATGCACCGCAATCCTTATCATGGGGTATTACCTTGTCATAGAGTCGTTTTTCAAAATGGCAGTCTTACAGATGGGTTTGCCTTTGGCGGCAAAGATGTGCAGCGTCAGCTGCTTGAAGCAGAGGGCATTGCATTTACTAAAGATGGATGTGTAGATATGAAAAAACACCGATGGGATGGAAAATGTAGTATAAAGCATTCTAGTGTCGAAAAAGTATGA